The DNA sequence TCCGCTAAATGGGTTAACCATTAGAAAAATGAGATGCTAAAATGGAGAATACAAAAATTTCTACAATCAGGTATAAATACGATTTATACCTCAATTATAGATATGCAATAATTAAAAAAATCAATAAAATAATAGCAAAAAAATGCTATATTTATCATAATTATAAGGTTTTAGTAGTTCTTTATAATAGTTATTGATCCTCAATGTTCAAACGCGCATTGAGGATTTTTTTATTGCAATCAAGATAAATAAGGGAAATTTAATATATTAGCAACCTACAATTACAGCTAAAATTTATTTAGCATTTTTAAAGGTAACCCATAGGGTTTAAATGACGGCCCTCTTAGATAAAACCCATTTCTAAGAGGGTTTTTTAGTTACTTATTCGCTTAATTGTAGAGGGTGCTAATATATCGATATTCTTGATTGTGTATAATTCTAAAGACAATATTAAGCGAATGGTTTTCCCGCTGATTGACTTTTAAATTTCAAGTATTCCTAGTGGTATACTCTGGGGATGATTTATTGACTAAAGCAGATTTTCATAAAACATTAAGCTCTATATGTTTGATATTAATTAAATATGTTTTTGCTTCTGAAGAGAACGAGATTGGTTCAGCCCCACAAACCCCCAATACAACCTTGAACCTTCTACGAATTGGTTCAGCCCCACAAACCCCCAATACAACCTTGAACCTTCTACGAATTGGTTCAGCCCCACAAACCCCCAATACAACCTTGAACCTTCTACGAATTGGTTCAGCCCCACAAACCCCCAACACAACCTTGAACCTTCTACGAATTGGTTCAGCCCCGCACCCCCCAACACAACCTTGAACCTTCTACGGATTGGTTCAGCCCCGCACCCCCCAACACAACCTTGAACCTTCTACGGATCGAACCCTGCGGGTTCGAATCCCGCCAAACGCAAAAAATCCCTCATCTTTCGATGAAGGATTTTTGCGGAGAGGGCGGGATTCGAACCCGCGGTACCGTTTCCAGTACGACAGTTTAGCAAACTGTTCCTTTCGGCCACTCAGGCACCTCTCCGTTATTGACAGTGCAAACATAACGCAAAATTTTCATTCTGCAAAGCAATTTTTTACTTGCAAATGCAATGGTTTGACAGTCAAAAAGTTCTTTTAATCTTCGGCAGATTTCTTTTTAAGTACATCGTAATCTATCCGGATATGATAGATACTTTTCAGCATGGATTTAAAAATCGCAGCTACCTGTGAAATCTCTTTCATCGTGATGTCTGCATTCATAAATTGCTTTTGTAGCAATTTATGATCCACAATCTTGTCCACCAATTTGTTAATGGACTGTTCCGTATATTCCTTCATTGCCCGAGATGCTGCCTCTACAGAATCGGCAATCATCAACACGGCAGATTCCTTGGAGAAAGGAATAGGCCCAGGATATCGAAAAAGTTCTTCATCGACCAACTTATCCGGGTTATTCTTGACGGAAAGGTTGTAGAAGTAATCCACTTTTGTCGTACCATGATGCGTACGTATAAAATCCACGACTACTTCGGGCAGTTGATTTTTCCGAGCAATCTCCACCCCTTTAAGCACGTGAGAAATGATGATTTGCGCGCTTTGCTCTGGCGTCAATTCCTCATGCGGATTGTTACCTGTTTTCTGATTTTCGATAAAATAAAGCGGATTCGACATTTTTCCGATATCATGATACAATGCTCCGGCACGGATCAGTAAAGGGTTTCCCCCTATCCGATACACAGCCGCTTCTGCCAGATTGGCCACTTGCAAGGAGTGCTGAAAAGTACCCGGCGCTCTGATAGACAACTCCCGCAAAAGCTTCGAATTACTGTTGGTAAGTTCCATCAAGGTTAGATCCGATACAATTCCAAACAGCTTTTCAAATGCGTAGATCAATGGATAAGCTAACAGGGTGAGTCCGACACTAATCACAAACGGTAAAATATCATTCCAATAAATACTATCGAATGTGCCATTTCTAGTCAGCACCAGACCGGTATATGATATGATATAAGACGCCAGGATCAGTAAACTGGACAACAAAAATTGCTCTCGCTTCACCATGGTACGAATACTATAGATCGCCACGATACCCGTTACCAACTGCAGAAACACGAAGTCAAAACTGTTTGGCACAAAGAGTGCCGCCATAAGCACCATCAATAGATGAATATTGAGTGCTACGCGCGTATCAAATAAGATCCTGAAGATAATCGGCACGATACAATATGGGATATAATATAAGCTGGGGATCTTAATTTTTATCGCCCAACTCAAGACACCCAACATACTGATGATCACTAAAAAGATAATCATCAGCAAGCGATTATTATTGTAAATATCCCTTCTAAAAAAGAACAAAAACATCATCACCAAGATCATGATCAACGAAACCATCAGGAAATTGCCAAAGAGCACCAACCCTTGCTTACCCCCCATCTGCGATTCATTCTCATAGACACGACGTAGGGATTCCAGCTTCTGAATGATTTCATTATTAATCACCTTACCTTGCTCGACAATGAGCTCATCCCGCTGTACAATACCGCGGGTAGTAGAAATATTTGATAAGGCTGCCTGCTCCGCTTTCTCGGTCTGCCCTTCATTAAATACAAGATTTACAGCAACGTAATTTTTCAGCAAGTCAGCTAACCATTTCTTTTGCTGCACGAAACGATTTCGATCAACAGTCCGTTCTATGTAGGTATACGCCCCTTCTATCGTGAAGCTGTTCGCTGTATTACGCTGTTGCGCCACATTCTCCTCCACGAGTATAAAGTTATATTCTGCCTCCGACCCCGACGCCGAAGTATTGCCTTTCAATTGATAACGACTATTCAACGAAATCACACCCCGCTTGTATACATAGTCTAAAATAGCCGTTCCTACACCGCGATAGCGTTCTATATCTTGTGAAGGCAATGTATCTAATTGTGCCGTTTGCCATTTCTCGCCTAAGTCGATATTGAATTGATCGAGTTGCTCTTTGCTAACAACCTCGCTCACGTTATAAATAGGATGAACCGTCTTAAGAATCTGCTGCCTGTCACGATCCATCTCTTCCTGGGTTTTCAGAATCGCAAAATCATAAGGAGAAACGAGGTTTTCGTGATTCCAAGGCTTACCTTTTTGGTAATCGTAACGAAACCTCGGCTGCTTAGGCATAAATAAGCACACCAATAGAATGGTAACTACCACCATGATGTATTTCAATATCGGCGAATTATACTGAAGCTTCTCTTTGTTATAGTTGATTTTTAATTTTG is a window from the Sphingobacterium sp. lm-10 genome containing:
- a CDS encoding HDIG domain-containing metalloprotein; this translates as MAKLKINYNKEKLQYNSPILKYIMVVVTILLVCLFMPKQPRFRYDYQKGKPWNHENLVSPYDFAILKTQEEMDRDRQQILKTVHPIYNVSEVVSKEQLDQFNIDLGEKWQTAQLDTLPSQDIERYRGVGTAILDYVYKRGVISLNSRYQLKGNTSASGSEAEYNFILVEENVAQQRNTANSFTIEGAYTYIERTVDRNRFVQQKKWLADLLKNYVAVNLVFNEGQTEKAEQAALSNISTTRGIVQRDELIVEQGKVINNEIIQKLESLRRVYENESQMGGKQGLVLFGNFLMVSLIMILVMMFLFFFRRDIYNNNRLLMIIFLVIISMLGVLSWAIKIKIPSLYYIPYCIVPIIFRILFDTRVALNIHLLMVLMAALFVPNSFDFVFLQLVTGIVAIYSIRTMVKREQFLLSSLLILASYIISYTGLVLTRNGTFDSIYWNDILPFVISVGLTLLAYPLIYAFEKLFGIVSDLTLMELTNSNSKLLRELSIRAPGTFQHSLQVANLAEAAVYRIGGNPLLIRAGALYHDIGKMSNPLYFIENQKTGNNPHEELTPEQSAQIIISHVLKGVEIARKNQLPEVVVDFIRTHHGTTKVDYFYNLSVKNNPDKLVDEELFRYPGPIPFSKESAVLMIADSVEAASRAMKEYTEQSINKLVDKIVDHKLLQKQFMNADITMKEISQVAAIFKSMLKSIYHIRIDYDVLKKKSAED